The following coding sequences lie in one Cinclus cinclus chromosome 15, bCinCin1.1, whole genome shotgun sequence genomic window:
- the LOC134049885 gene encoding rho-related GTP-binding protein RhoG-like yields MQTIKCVVVGDGAVGKTCLLISYTTNAFPEEYIPTVFDNYSAQMTVDGRTVSLNLWDTAGQEEYDRLRTLSYPQTNVFIICFSIGSPSSYANVRHKWHPEVSHHCPNVPILLVGTKRDLRSDLETVKKLKEQSLAPTTPQQGTSLAKQIGAVKYLECSALNQEGVREVFAEAVRAVLYPVTKKNTRKCVLL; encoded by the coding sequence ATGCAGACTATAAAGTGCGTGGTCGTGGGAGATGGCGCGGTGGGAAAAACTTGTCTCCTCATCAGCTACACCACCAATGCCTTCCCAGAAGAGTACATCCCTACTGTGTTTGACAACTACAGTGCCCAGATGACCGTGGATGGCCGGACAGTCAGCCTGAATCTCTGGGACACTGCGGGCCAGGAGGAGTACGACCGCCTGCGCACGCTCTCCTATCCCCAAACCAACGTCTTCATCATCTGCTTCTCCATTGGCAGCCCCTCTTCCTATGCAAACGTGAGGCACAAATGGCACCCTGAAGTTTCTCACCACTGTCCAAATGTCCCCATCCTTTTAGTGGGCACGAAGAGAGACTTGAGGAGTGACCTGGAAACGGTTAAAAAGTTGAAAGAGCAGAGCTTGGCTCCCACTACCCCGCAGCAGGGGACTTCACTGGCTAAACAAATTGGAGCAGTCAAATATTTGGAGTGCTCTGCATTGAATCAGGAGGGTGTTCGGGAGGTGTTTGCTGAAGCTGTCCGTGCAGTTCTGTATCCTGTGACAAAGAAGAACACAAGAAAATGTGTCTTATTGTAG